A genomic window from Bacillus rossius redtenbacheri isolate Brsri chromosome 7, Brsri_v3, whole genome shotgun sequence includes:
- the LOC134533903 gene encoding uncharacterized protein LOC134533903 — MPRKYKPIVGGGYKKHSPDHIKNALSDIESGISLRKAAEKHGIHYSVLYRHVKRGPDIKHQGGQTALSFEEENLFVDRLKICSEWGYPIDSTTLRLLVKDFLDSRGKEVKRFKNNLPGRDFVVSFIRRHKDQLAVRMCQNIKRSRAGVTPETINSYFDELSNEIENVPPSNIINYDETNLTDDPGKRKIITRRGTKYPERIMNSSKASTSVMFAAAADGTILPPYVVYKALHLYQTWTEGGPKHARYNRTKSGWFDSFCFEDWVLTVAIPYLKKLDGKKFLIGDNLSSHLSLESVKLCQDNDIRFIFLPANSTHLTQPLDVAFFRPLKTTWRQILEEWKKGPGRNEATVPKDKFPLLLKKLCVSLKEKNVIAGFRKCGIVPLNRNNVLSMLPGTGIDQNQAMINLEESTNAVDKIFKELLQSLRQDQTPKPKKKRTKVKVQPGRSVTVDDFEEVDGENVTLHTSLHSDPSPCTSKQAKPMKINAKKNRKFLDSSSEDDCAYSVQDSDDDLILISSNSSDQDENTGISISQGDYMVVKIYGKTKTSFRYYVCKVSYLMDNGFVGTFLKRVPQTKKFTMTEEESFVSKNDVFRKLSSPVLNSGARFKDMLCFEDDLTDLTVY; from the coding sequence ATGCCACGGAAGTACAAACCCATTGTCGGAGGCGGTTACAAAAAACACAGCCCTGATCATATAAAAAATGCCCTCTCTGACATTGAATCTGGCATTAGCCTGCGGAAAGCAGCTGAAAAACATGGGATTCATTATAGTGTACTATACAGACACGTAAAAAGAGGCCCCGACATTAAACATCAGGGTGGACAAACTGCCTTGTCTTTTGAAGAAGAGAATTTGTTTGTAGATAGATTGAAAATATGCAGCGAATGGGGCTATCCTATCGACTCTACAACCTTAAGACTACTAGTAAAGGACTTTCTGGATAGTAGGGGGAAGGAAGTAAAAAGATTTAAGAATAATCTTCCCGGTCGTGATTTTGTGGTATCATTTATAAGACGACACAAAGATCAATTGGCAGTGCGAATGTGCCAAAACATTAAACGCTCCAGAGCCGGTGTAACACCAGAAACCATCAACAGTTACTTTGATGAATTGTCAAATGAAATAGAGAATGTGCCACCATCTAACATAATAAATTATGACGAGACGAACCTTACGGACGATCCAGGAAAACGAAAGATAATCACACGGAGGGGAActaaatatcctgaaaggatCATGAACTCATCAAAGGCATCAACTTCTGTGATGTTTGCTGCCGCTGCAGATGGCACTATACTACCCCCTTATGTTGTGTATAAGGCTTTGCATTTATATCAAACCTGGACTGAAGGTGGGCCAAAACATGCAAGATATAATCGGACGAAATCTGGCTGGTTCGATTCGTTCTGCTTCGAGGACTGGGTCCTTACAGTTGCTATCCCATATTTGAAAAAGCTAGACGGGAAGAAATTTCTCATTGGAGACAATTTATCTTCGCATCTGTCATTAGAATCGGTTAAGCTGTGTCAAGATAATGACATAAGATTTATATTTCTACCAGCAAATTCAACACACTTAACACAGCCGCTGGACGTGGCATTTTTTCGGCCTCTTAAAACTACTTGGCGCCAAATATTAGAGGAATGGAAGAAAGGCCCAGGAAGAAATGAGGCAACAGTTCCTAAGGATAAATTTCCTCTGCTTTTGAAAAAGTTGTGTGTCtccttgaaggaaaaaaatgttattgcaggtTTCAGGAAATGCGGGATCGTGCCCTTAAACCGCAATAATGTGTTGTCAATGCTCCCAGGTACTGGAATAGACCAAAACCAGGCTATGATAAACCTTGAAGAATCCACTAATGCTGTTGACAAGATCTTTAAGGAACTCCTTCAAAGTCTTAGGCAAGACCAGACTCCTAAACCAAAGAAAAAAAGGACAAAAGTAAAGGTCCAGCCCGGCAGAAGTGTTACCGTTGATGACTTTGAGGAAGTGGATGGGGAGAATGTAACCCTCCATACTTCACTTCACAGTGACCCAAGCCCTTGTACATCGAAACAGGCCAAGCCAATGAAAATAAATGCcaagaaaaacagaaaatttctTGATTCATCATCAGAGGATGATTGTGCCTACTCAGTGCAGGACAGCGATGATGACCTAATTTTGATATCTTCAAATTCTTCTGATCAAGATGAAAACACTGGTATCTCCATAAGCCAAGGTGATTACATGGTGGTCAaaatatatggaaaaacaaaaacatcGTTTAGATATTATGTCTGTAAAGTTAGTTACCTTATGGACAATGGTTTTGTTGGGACATTTTTAAAAAGAGTTCCACAAACCAAAAAGTTCACAATGACTGAAGAAGAATCTTTTGTTTCGAAAAACGATGTTTTCCGAAAACTGTCGTCACCAGTTCTCAATTCAGGTGCTCGTTTTAAAGACATGCTATGTTTTGAGGATGACCTGACTGATTTAACAGTTTATTAA
- the LOC134533904 gene encoding pentatricopeptide repeat-containing protein 1, mitochondrial, whose amino-acid sequence MLPQRCFISVAHLLGKVGLASAHQQCRSVPVHKFLAASRRLCSQRKFVGAEGGAETVAAPGSDPEVFGDLRGTRRTFEEAEGDESDKMDEERRNASQLRTEEYAGMIKALLQQKKLAEALDVLETRMLKEDFAKPPYYLFNLLIGACGRAGYTRKAFHLYNQLKKRGLHVSASVYTALFNSCANSPFPEEALKKAVHLWELIQEKGYQPNRMNYNAMIKAFGRCGDLASAFSVVDVMADQGLLPTDETFNFLLQACISDQDAGFRHALMVWRKLVQKGVRPEVYTFNLLLRSTRDCGLGDPATTSDALQALVDQGASGGPQLEAGPAAPGELVPGDLVQENRPNLLAPRPHLGDLVAVGEVTRPEDRLLLLGGCSGFLRVMELAGVEPNIKTFTLLLDVIPATITAEKALLSTMQHCSVRKDIDFFNMLIKKRSLRFDYENARKVLQLISEEKLSPDIVTFGVLSLGCKTKEEAQNFVREMTDAGFRPNNAILGAMMQQAVWRGGVDYVLEVMEMVLREQVRPNPRFMQHLARFHDAGRRRLAEGSKDDARSRRKFERLFAVFQQRFARWVKQADPDTEPAHPWEQFRVRKKA is encoded by the exons ATGCTACCTCAGCGTTGTTTCATCTCCGTGGCCCACCTCCTCGGCAAAGTGGGGCTCGCAAGTGCCCACCAGCAGTGTCGGAGCGTCCCGGTGCACAAGTTTTTGGCGGCCAGCAGGCGCCTTTGCTCGCAGAGGAAGTTTGTGGGTGCGGAGGGAGGCGCAGAAACAGTCGCAGCACCCGGCAGTGACCCGGAAGTGTTTGGTGACTTACGTGGCACACGCAGGACGTTCGAGGAGGCCGAGGGGGACGAGAGTGACAAGATGGACGAGGAGAGGCGTAATGCCAGTCAGCTCCGCACCGAGGAGTATGCAGGCATGATCAAGGCACTGCTCCAACAAAAGAAG CTGGCGGAGGCCCTGGACGTCTTGGAGACACGCATGCTGAAGGAGGACTTTGCCAAGCCGCCGTACTACCTGTTCAACCTGCTGATAGGAGCCTGCGGCCGCGCCGGCTACACCAGGAAGGCCTTCCACCTCTACAACCAG CTCAAGAAGCGGGGTTTGCATGTGAGTGCCTCTGTGTACACGGCCCTGTTCAACTCGTGCGCCAACAGCCCGTTCCCCGAGGAGGCTCTGAAGAAGGCCGTGCACCTGTGGGAGCTCATCCAGGAAAAGGGCTACCAACCAAACAGGATGAACTACAATGCCATGATCAAAG CGTTTGGCCGCTGTGGGGACCTGGCGTCTGCGTTCAGCGTGGTGGACGTGATGGCTGACCAGGGGCTGCTGCCGACCGACGAGACCTTCAACTTCCTGCTGCAGGCCTGTATCTCGGACCAGGATGCCGGCTTTCGCCACGCCCTGATG GTGTGGAGGAAGCTGGTGCAGAAGGGTGTGAGGCCGGAAGTGTACACATTCAACCTCCTGCTCCGAAGCACGCGCGACTGCGGTCTGGGCGACCCCGCCACCACCTCTGACGCGCTGCAAGCCCTCGTGGACCAG GGGGCGAGCGGTGGTCCCCAGCTAGAAGCCGGGCCTGCTGCTCCTGGGGAGCTGGTGCCAGGCGACTTGGTGCAGGAGAATAGGCCCAATCTGCTGGCACCACGCCCGCACCTCGGAGACCTCGTGGCTGTCGGCGAGGTGACCCGGCCGGAGGACAG GCTATTGCTGCTGGGAGGCTGTTCTGGATTTCTCCGAGTCATGGAGCTGGCGGGCGTGGAGCCGAACATCAAGACCTTCACGCTGTTGCTGGACGTCATTCCTGCGACCATCACTGCAGAGAAG GCGCTCCTTTCAACCATGCAGCATTGCTCAGTGAGAAAGGATATAGACTTCTTCAACATGTTAATCAAGAAGAGAAGTTTGAGGTTCGACTATGAAAATGCCCGT AAAGTGCTGCAGCTGATATCGGAGGAGAAGTTGAGCCCCGACATTGTGACGTTCGGGGTGCTGTCTTTGGGCTGCAAGACGAAGGAGGAGGCTCAGAACTTTGTGAGGGAGATGACGGATGCTGGGTTCAG GCCCAACAACGCGATCCTGGGCGCCATGATGCAGCAGGCGGTGTGGCGGGGCGGCGTGGACTACGTGCTGGAGGTGATGGAGATGGTGCTGAGGGAGCAGGTGCGGCCCAACCCCCGGTTCATGCAGCACCTCGCCCGGTTCCACGACGCCGGCCGCCGCCGCCTGGCTGAG GGCAGCAAGGACGACGCCAGGAGCAGGCGCAAGTTCGAGCGGTTGTTCGCGGTGTTCCAGCAGCGCTTCGCCAGGTGGGTGAAGCAGGCAGACCCGGACACCGAGCCGGCCCACCCTTGGGAGCAGTTCCGGGTGCGCAAGAAAGCTTAG